The genomic stretch AGTCTTTATCATTTGACAACTCAATAATAGGATCTTTGCCTTGACACCTCATCCTCATTTATACCATTAATTATATACCCTAACTTGAATCGTAGATCAAAAGCAGGAGAGCCCCAGCCTTGTGTGCACCACGGACACCACCGTTGGATAGGTCGCCTAGGAGGATAGCGAAGCCGGAGGAGAGGATAGCGCTTCACAGAGGTCGGTAAAGCTTAAGTGCTAAAAGCTTCTTCTTGACCTGTAATGTTATGCTGCTCTAAGATATCAAGTAAAACTTAAGAAGTGCACAAGATCATTGGATTAAACAAAGGGATACATAGCACTTCACAGAGGTCGGAGGCGGTGCCTGGAACGCCACCGGCCTCGTGTGCCACCGACATCACCGCTGGGTTTGCTGTCCGGAACAATAGCGCAGTCGGTGGGAGAAGTTTATGTGAAAACCCTTTTTATCGACGTCGTTGAAGTTTATGTGAAATTAATTTGAAACAGATGAGgataatgaaattatttttttaccccaTTTATTCGTGCTCTTTTTTTACGTGATAGCACGTGCAATTTTTtccatcgatagtgttgatgacGTAAGGAGAATTAAGGTTAAATGTTTCAGTTTCGTAAGTATAGGAATCTCAACGTTGCATTTTAAAGTGTAGGAATCAAGATGATAAACATAGTTAATACATGGGGTAATCTGTAATTAGCTCGGCTTTAGATGATACAAGCTCTTATTTATGCATATATAAGGTTTAAAGTATATGTCAAACCAGTCTGTACCAAGCAGTATTTATTATGCGAAATAGCAATTTCATTTAGCAATGGTTCACCACCGGACATTTGCTTGATATGCTTACCATCCATTGTCTACTGCTCAATGCAAACTAGTATTCATCCTGTACCCACACCCCATTAGCTCTTTTCTCCCCCCTTCCCACCCAATTTTATATCATCTTTTTGCCTAATTTCATATTAGTCTGGAGATTGATATCTAGACTCAAAATAGATAAGGCTGGTATTTTGAGGGATTGTTCGAACTTCGAACAATTATGATTTAGACGATTAAGTTGAGTGAGCACCAGTTCAGGATTGGTTGTTATAAAACTATTCTTTAAGGCACTAATCCTTTGGGTATGCCGTCCGGAACAATAGTGCAGCCGGAGGGGAGGAAAGTTGGAGGGGAAGATAGCGCTTCACAGAGGAGGCGGTGCCCGAATCTCCTCCGGAACGCCATCGGCCTCGTGCGCCACCGACGCAGTCGCTGGGTATGTCGTCCGGAACAATAACGTAGCCGGAGGGGAAGATAGCTCTTCACAGAGGAGGCGGCGCCCGGATCTCCTCTGGAATGCCATTGGCCTCGCGCACCATCGTCGTCGTCGCTCGGTATGCCGTTTGGAACAATAACACAGCTGGAGGGGAGGGGAAGATAGCGGTGCTTCACAGGGAGGCGGCACCCGGATCTCCTTTGGAATGCCATTGGCATTACACACCACTGATGCCACCGTTGGGTTTGCTATCCGAAACAATAGCACAGTCTGAGGGGAGAAGTTTATGTGAAAACCCTTTTTACCAACGCCACTGATGTTTATgtgaaattaataatttataacGGATGAGGATAGTGAAATTATTCCTTTTATTCGTGTCCTTTTTGCACATGACAACACGTGTGATTTTTTTCGTTGATAAAATTGATGACAGGAGGAGAATtgaggttaaatgtttcacttttgtaaGTATAGGGATcctaatgtaactttttaaagtgtaggGATCGAGATGTTAAACATAACTAACTACAGAGAATAATCTGTAATTGGCCCGGCTTTAGATGATACAGGCTCTTATATATAGTTATATAAGGTTTAAAGTTTGTGTCAAACCAGTCTGTACCAAGCAGTATTTATTATGCGAAATAGCAATTTCATTTAGTAATGGTTCTCCACTGGGCATTTGCTTTATATGCTTACCATCCATTGTCTACTGCTGAACGCAAATTAGTATTCAGCCTGTACCCACGTCCCGTTAGCTCTTTTCTCCCCCGTTCCCACCCAATTTCATATCATCTTTTTGCCCAATTTCATATCAGTCTGGAGACTGATATCCAGACTCCAAATAGATAAGGCTGGTATACTGAGGGATTGTTCGGACAATTATGATTTAGATGATTAAGTTGAGTGAGCACCAGTTCAGGATTGGTTGTTATAAAACTATGCTTTAAGGCACTAATCTTGGTTCATCTAGGAGGACCTTTGGCCAGAGACCTTGACTATCTTTTAGTTTCTAGTCAGTACTTTCTAGCTTATGTACAAGTGAGCTGTTGGGATTTCCTATGCAGCTAAAATTTCTGAATGCAGCTATAACTAATTCGTTTGGGCTCCTCAAATCTTATTTTTAAGCCAACATCCAGCTCTTGGCATTTCATCGCTGTGCTAGGCATTTAAATTGTGATTATGTTTGCACATGGATCTAGTCATTTGATGGACCATATCTGTGTGCTTTGTTCCCCTCGTGATGGTGTATTTTATTTCAACCAATATTTCTTCAGCTCAGTATTGAAGTTTCTTTTATAACTACATTATATTGTGGCCCAGAAAATATTTGACATCGAAAAGTAGGCAATGTGCAGTATTTTAATTCTGACTAAATGTATGAGCAGCCTCTTTTTTGTTCTGTGATTTTGTTCATGAGGCTTTGAGTTGCTTAAATCCTTAAGCAAGTTATACATTGGCTTGTATACACTTGGCGTTAGCTGTCAGAGATGAATTTCTTTGCCCTCTTTTTTTCATTTACTTTCGATGCTTATCAAGGATAAAAGACACTCATCTAGGGTTTTGTAATATGTCCGATTTGATCAACGATGGCATCTGATGAGTGTGTGGGACTGAGCAACTGTGGTGCACTTGTTTGATGGTTGAGCTATGCGAAAAGCGTGTTTATTTTCTGCATCATTTCACTGGATCATGAACTACTTGCTATATTAGAAGCAGAAAGATTAATTGTAATTTGAGAATTGGCTGACAGCTGGTGAAAAAAATTACAATAACACTTCTCACATATGTTCTTGTAATGTTCGATGAGCATCATAATACTTGTATTCTTTCCTTAGTGGGTAGTAAATGTCCTCTTTTTTGAAGCTTGTAGTAAAATAGTAATATTAGTCACTGTTGCATGACACTTGAGTAATCTTTTTAGGAGCTGTAGTGTCTTCACTTTTTGCTTATAATCATAAAGAATTGCCTAGATTTATCTGATCCTTTTATCATCCAGGTCTTGCTACTCAATCACTTACTCAAAATCAAGATCTGGGGTTAGTGGATCTTCCAGCCACCGTATCAGCTGCAAAGAACCCAACCTCTAAGATTGTCTATGACGAGTACAATCATGAGCGCTTCCCACCAGGCGATCCTAGCAAACGAGCATTTGCATATTTTGTTTTGACTGGTGGGAGATTTGTTTATGCCTCTTTGCTTCGCCTCCTGATTCTTAAGTTTGTTTTGAGCATGTCTGCCAGCAAGGATGTACTTGCCCTAGCATCATTGGAGGTTGATCTCTCTAACATTGAGCCTGGGAACACAGTGACTGTTAAGTGGCGTGGCAAGCCAGTTTTTATAAGGCGACGAACTGAATCTGATATAAAGATGGCAAACAGCGTGGATGTGTCATCCCTTCGTGATCCACAGGAGGATTCGGCCAGGGTGAAGAACCCTGAGTGGCTTATCGTGGTTGGTGTTTGTACTCATCTTGGTTGCATTCCTCTACCCAATGCCGGAGACTTTGGAGGCTGGTTTTGCCCTTGCCATGGCTCTCACTACGATGTCTCTGGCAGGATCCGCAAAGGCCCAGCACCTTTTAATCTAGAGGTTCCAACATACACCTTCTTGGACGAGAACAAATTACTCGTCGGATGAAATTATCCTGGCTGAGAGTAGATGATGTGGTTCTCTAACTTCTCATCCTTCAAATAAATTTTTACTTGTTCAATGTCCTTTTAAATAAATTGGACGCCAGTTTTATTCTGGCTTTGAACTGTCAATAATTGTTTGTTGCTACTACGTAAAATCATGTTATGTTACCATATGAAATGAATTGGTATCATGAGCTAGAGTTTGGTATTGTTTAAATTACATTTATAATAATTTCATGTTTCAGGAAGTGGACCATAGAATTCTGAGTCATTGTGCTGGTAAATCTACTGTGTTCTTTGTGGATTGTTGGGCATTTGTTTGCTGCATCATAAAGAACTCCAAACTCCTCGAATGCTTAAGGTATGAAACTTACTATGCATTTGAAGAGAACTCAATAAGCACAATCAGGACATCCATCTGTTCTGGAATCCAAATGCAACATCGAGGACGAAAACCTATGAATCACTCAGCTCTCTATAATTTAGCTTTGAACGAGTCGCTTGATTTCTGTGCTAATCTTTTCTCG from Musa acuminata AAA Group cultivar baxijiao chromosome BXJ1-3, Cavendish_Baxijiao_AAA, whole genome shotgun sequence encodes the following:
- the LOC103979356 gene encoding cytochrome b-c1 complex subunit Rieske-4, mitochondrial; the encoded protein is MLRVAGRRLAASLSWRPSCASSTFLSRTPIPGAASSDDDSRSHVVPSAGSHFESVLLRSIRGLATQSLTQNQDLGLVDLPATVSAAKNPTSKIVYDEYNHERFPPGDPSKRAFAYFVLTGGRFVYASLLRLLILKFVLSMSASKDVLALASLEVDLSNIEPGNTVTVKWRGKPVFIRRRTESDIKMANSVDVSSLRDPQEDSARVKNPEWLIVVGVCTHLGCIPLPNAGDFGGWFCPCHGSHYDVSGRIRKGPAPFNLEVPTYTFLDENKLLVG